In Hevea brasiliensis isolate MT/VB/25A 57/8 chromosome 13, ASM3005281v1, whole genome shotgun sequence, a single genomic region encodes these proteins:
- the LOC110646323 gene encoding uncharacterized protein LOC110646323 has protein sequence MASLASSSLLPLLFFARVSGFIVAALVISWAILFKSSFLPRSSSREGLIYAVLHPLLMVIGFILISGEAILVHSWLPGPRSLKKSVHLCLQGVALASGIFGIWTKFQGEDGIVANFFSLHSWMGLTCICLFAAQWLMGFMSFWHRGEMRAVRVKVLPWHIFLGLYTYGLAVATAETGLLEKLTFLQANRNLSKRSPESMVVNSLGLSLALLSGMVIFAAVSPKSHNLQSKLLYTESSSKPEDNRTNETRHERVKEKQKRRALAASCSRSEGSLTLVGSPPVRSPDSERKYRIAAPVVGFPMIIASVRVIGLAVSALVLTWAFHCRGGLSLFSHNKDLIFNVHPVLLVIGLILLNGEAMLAYRTLSGTKSFRKLVHLTIQSLAFGLSAIGVWAAYKFHNEKGIDNFYSLHSWLGLACLFLFAIQWAAGFSMFWYPGGSISSRASLLPWHLFFGIYTYALAVGTACTGILEKATFLQTNHVISRYSTEAVLLNLLGMLIVVLGGCVILAVVTSMNGKGKAYIPLEYTMQHPSV, from the exons ATGGCCTCACTTGCTTCTTCTTCACTGCTACCACTTCTCTTCTTTGCCAGAGTCTCAGGCTTCATTGTTGCAGCTCTTGTCATCTCTTGGGCTATTCTTTTCAAGTCCAGTTTTCTCCCTCGCTCTTCTTCTCGCGAAGGCCTTATTTATGCA GTTCTCCATCCCTTGTTAATGGTGATTGGCTTTATTCTCATTAGTGGAGAAG CGATTTTGGTGCACAGTTGGTTGCCTGGCCCTAGGAGTTTGAAGAAATCAGTGCATTTGTGCCTTCAAGGAGTGGCTTTGGCTTCTGGGATTTTTGGTATTTGGACAAAGTTTCAAGGCGAAGATGGGATTGTGGCTAATTTCTTCAGTTTGCATTCTTGGATGGGTTTAACATGCATTTGCTTGTTCGCAGCTCAG TGGTTGATGGGTTTCATGAGCTTTTGGCACAGAGGGGAGATGCGAGCAGTGAGAGTAAAGGTATTGCCATGGCACATATTTCTTGGTCTCTACACTTATGGGTTGGCAGTGGCAACAGCAGAAACAGGATTATTAGAAAAGTTAACTTTCTTGCAAGCAAATAGGAATCTATCAAAACGATCTCCAGAATCCATGGTTGTTAATAGCTTAGGACTTAGCTTGGCTTTGCTTAGTGGGATGGTTATATTTGCTGCAGTTTCCCCCAAGAGCCATAACCTTCAAAGTAAATTACTTTACACAGAATCATCAAGTAAACCAGAA GATAATCGAACCAATGAAACGAGACACGAGAGGGTCAAAGAGAAGCAAAAACGCCGCGCGTTGGCTGCGTCCTGCAGCCGCTCTGAGGGAAGTCTCACGCTAGTTGGGTCGCCGCCTGTCCGGAGTCCGGACtctgaaagaaaatatagaattgCAGCTCCCGTAGTTGGGTTTCCGATGATTATTGCGTCGGTTAGGGTAATTGGACTGGCGGTCTCAGCTTTGGTTCTAACATGGGCTTTCCACTGCAGAGGtggtctctctctcttctctcacaACAAGGATCTCATTTTCAAT GTCCATCCTGTACTGTTGGTGATCGGTCTCATCCTCTTGAATGGTGAAG CCATGCTAGCATACAGGACACTCTCTGGGACTAAAAGCTTCAGAAAGTTGGTACATCTAACAATACAATCTCTAGCCTTTGGTTTGAGTGCTATAGGGGTATGGGCTGCTTATAAGTTCCACAATGAGAAGGGCATTGACAATTTCTACAGTTTGCATTCTTGGCTGGGTCTTGCTTGTTTATTCCTTTTTGCCATCCAG TGGGCTGCTGGATTTTCAATGTTTTGGTATCCCGGTGGCTCGATTAGCAGCAGAGCTTCTCTGCTTCCCTGGCATTTGTTCTTTGGGATTTATACATATGCACTTGCAGTTGGCACTGCTTGTACAGGAATTCTGGAGAAAGCCACATTCTTACAAACCAACCATGTAATATCGCGCTATTCCACTGAGGCAGTGTTGTTGAACTTACTGGGTATGTTAATCGTTGTTCTTGGAGGCTGTGTAATTCTTGCAGTTGTTACATCCATGAACGGCAAAGGGAAAGCCTATATACCACTAGAATACACAATGCAACATCCATCTGTGTAA
- the LOC110646314 gene encoding clavaminate synthase-like protein At3g21360 yields the protein MGFHCKDFKVGKCQGQKVVDEETMPLVLLPPEPDKGDIESLVLALKRNKDWFEQMIVKNSAVLLRGFDVKEAEDFNDIVEAFGWDDIRYVGPALRTHVYKRVWTANEGPLSEFIYYHHEMVLISDYPKKVVLFCEIPPPEGGQTPFVPSFKVTERMLEEFPEAVEEIEKKGLKYRFTAPSKNDKSSMRGRGWEDAFGTSDKAEAERRAKALGMDVEWLPNGGVMTTIGLRCLTKVFDGRKGRRMWFNTVVGMHGKEQSSALMADGTEIPENFVKRCEQIIEEESIQFKWEKGDVLILDNLALLHGRRPSLPPRKVLVTACK from the exons ATGGGATTCCATTGCAAGGacttcaaagtaggaaaatgccaAGGGCAGAAAGTGGTGGATGAAGAGACCATGCCACTGGTGCTGCTACCTCCAGAGCCTGACAAAGGAGACATAGAGTCACTTGTGTTGGCTCTGAAGAGGAACAAGGACTGGTTTGAGCAAATGATCGTCAAGAACAGTGCTGTTCTCCTTCGAGGTTTTGATGTGAAGGAAGCTGAGGATTTCAATGATATAGTTGAAGCATTTGGGTGGGATGATATTCGATATGTAGGGCCTGCTCTCCGCACTCATGTATACAAGCGAGTATGGACTGCCAACGAAGGACCACTTTCTGAGTTCATATACTACCACCACGAAATGGTTTTG ATAAGTGATTATCCCAAGAAAGTAGTGCTATTCTGTGAGATACCACCACCAGAAGGTGGGCAGACACCCTTTGTTCCAAGCTTCAAGGTTACTGAAAGGATGCTGGAGGAGTTCCCAGAAGCAGTGGAGGAAATAGAGAAAAAGGGGTTAAAATACAGGTTTACAGCTCCTAGCAAGAACGACAAATCCTCCATGAGAGGCAGAGGTTGGGAGGATGCTTTTGGGACGTCAGACAAAGCAGAGGCAGAAAGGAG GGCAAAGGCTCTAGGAATGGATGTGGAGTGGCTACCAAATGGTGGGGTAATGACAACAATTGGTCTTCGCTGTTTAACAAAGGTGTTTGATGGAAGAAAAGGGAGGAGAATGTGGTTTAACACTGTAGTTGGGATGCATGGGAAGGAACAGAGCTCTGCATTGATGGCAGATGGAACAGAAATACCAGAAAACTTTGTAAAGAGATGCGAACAAATCATTGAAGAAGAAAGCATCCAATTTAAGTGGGAGAAGGGCGATGTTCTTATCCTTGATAACTTGGCTTTGCTCCATGGAAGAAGGCCTTCTTTGCCTCCTAGGAAAGTTCTTGTTACTGCATGCAAGTAG